The DNA region CGAAGAGCCGGCGCAGATTGCGGATCAGATCCATCAGCACGCGGCTCTCCTGGGGGTTCATGCCCGCCGCCGGCTCGTCTAGGAGGAGCAGCTTCGGCTGCGTGGCCAGCGCCCGTGCGATCTCCAGCCGCCGCTGCAGGCCGTAGGGGAGGTTGCGCGCCAGCTGGCGGGCGTGCGCCCGGAGGCCGGTCAGCTCCAGCAGCTCCATCGCCCGGGAGCGGATCGCTTCCTCCCGCTCGTAGTAGGCCGGCAGGCGCAGCATCGTGGCCAGGAAGCCGGGCGCCATGCGCGCCCCGAGCGCCGCCTCGACGTTCTCCAGCACGCTCAGGCCGCGGAAGAGGCGGATGTTCTGGAAGGTGCGGGCGATGCCCAACCGGTTGACCTGGTGCGGTTTCAGGTGGCCGAGGCGGTGGCCGTCGAAGAAGAGCTCGCCCTGGGTGGGCGCGAACTCGCCCGTCAGGAGGTTGAAGACGGTCGTCTTGCCGGCGCCGTTGGGCCCGATCAGGCCGACCAGCTCGCCCGCCTCCAGCTCCAGGTTGAGGCCGGAGAGGGCCTTCAGGCCGCCGAAGGCGATGCCCAGGTCAACGGTCTTGAGAAGCGCCATCGGGGGTCACCTCCGGGAGGTCGGGCAGGGTGGCGGCCTCGGCGCGGGGGAGGGCGGCCGGCCCGGAGAGGTCGCCGCCCGCCCCCGGGCGCCGGAGGAGCCGGCCCCACGCCTGGCCCATCGCCTCGAAGCTCAGCTCCCAAGTGCCGAAGAGACCGCCGGTCCGGAAGATCATCAGGAGCACCAGCACCAGCCCGTAGAGCACCATGCGCAGCGCGGCCAGCCCCTGCAGCGCGGCGCTGAGGAGGGTGAGGGCGGCGGCGCTGACCACGCTGCCGGTGACGGAGCCGAGGCCGCCCAGGACGACGTAGACCAGGATCTCGAAGCTCTTGAGGAAGCTGAACGTGGTCGGCTGGATGACGAAGAAGTAGTGGGCGTAAAGCGCCCCCCCGATGCCGGCGAAGACGGCGCCGATCACGAAGGCCAGCACCTTGGTCCTGGTGGTGTCCACGCCCGAGTCCTCGGCCGCGATCTCGTCCTCGCGGACGGCCTTCAGGGCGAGCCCGCGACTGGAGTTGACCAGGTTCTTGACCAGGAGCACGGTCAAGAGGGTCATGGCGAAGAGCCAGGGCCAGGTGGTCAGCCGCGGGATCCCCAGGAGGCCGGTGGCGCCGCCCACGTAGTCGACGTTGTAGAGGACGGAGCGGAGGATCTCCCCGAAGCCCAGCGTGGCGATGGCCAGATAGTCGCCTCTCAGCCTCAGCGTGGGCACGCCCACCAGGAGCCCCATCAGCGCCGCGGCGAGGGCGGCCAGCAGGATGGCTGCGGCGAAGGGGAGTCCCCAGCGGGTCGTCGCCACCGCCGCGGTGTAGGCGCCCACCGCCATGAAGCCCGCGTGGCCCAGGGAGAACTGGCCGGTGAAGCCGTTGATCAGGTTGAGGCTGACTGCCAGGATGACGTTGATGCCGACGCTGAAGAGTTGGACTTGGTAGTAGGGGCTGAGCCAGCCTGAGGCGATGGCCGCCTCCCCGGCCAGGAAGGCGGCGGCCAGCACGGCCGTCACCGCCAGGTTGCCCGCCCGCAGGTAGCGCCTCACCACCGCTTACACCTTCTCCCGGACGTTCCGCCCCAGCAGGCCGGCCGGGCGGACGAGGAGGATGAGGATCAAGAGGGCGAAGGAGACGGCGTCGCGGAAGAGGCTGAACTGGGTGCCGCCCACCAGCGCCTCGATCACGCCCAGCAGGTAGCCCCCCAGCATGGCGCCGGGGATGCTGCCGATCCCGCCCAGCACCGCGGCGATGAAGGCCTTCAGCCCGGGGATGAGTCCCATCAGCGGGTCGATGCGGTTGTAGTAGAGGCCCACCAGGAGGCCGGCCACCGCCGCCAGCGCCGAGCCGACGGCGAAGGTGACGGCGATGGTGCGGTCGACGTCGATGCCCATGAGGGCGGCGGCCTGCATGTCGTAGGCGACCGCCCTCATGGCACGGCCCGTCCGTGTCCTCTGCACGAAGTAGACCAGGAGGAGCATCATCGCCACCGTCACGCCGACGATGAAGAGATCCTGCGTGGAGAGGACCAGCCCGCCTCCCAGCAGGCGGATCTGCCGCCACTGGATGGGATCCGGGAAGGCGCGCGGGTCGGGTTTGAGGACCAGGATGCCGCCGTTCTCCAGGATGAAAGAGACGCCGATGGCGGTGATGAGCGCGGCGATGCGGGGTGCGTTGCGCAGCGGGCGGTAGGCGACCCGCTCGATGAGGACCCCGGTGCCTGCGGCCACCAGCATGGCCAGGAGGAGCGCCACGCCCAGGTTCATGTTGTAGAGCGAGACGGCGAAGAAGGCGACGTAGGCGCCCACCATGTAGATGTCCCCGTGGGCGAAGTTGATCAGCTTGATGATGCCGTAGACCATCGTGTAGCCCAGCGCAATCAGGGCGTAGATGCTGCCGAGGGAGAGCCCGTTGACGATCTGCTGCAGGATGGCCGTCATGGGGGTGAACCTTCCTTCCCGGGCCGGCTCCGGTGGCGCCGGGCCGGCAGCGTCGTTCTGCCGGAGGGCGGGTCCTCCCGGGCAA from Bacillota bacterium includes:
- a CDS encoding ABC transporter ATP-binding protein — its product is MALLKTVDLGIAFGGLKALSGLNLELEAGELVGLIGPNGAGKTTVFNLLTGEFAPTQGELFFDGHRLGHLKPHQVNRLGIARTFQNIRLFRGLSVLENVEAALGARMAPGFLATMLRLPAYYEREEAIRSRAMELLELTGLRAHARQLARNLPYGLQRRLEIARALATQPKLLLLDEPAAGMNPQESRVLMDLIRNLRRLFGLTILLIEHDMSVVMGVCERIVVLDHGVEIARGTPEEIRRNPRVIEAYLGEEAAADVS
- a CDS encoding branched-chain amino acid ABC transporter permease; amino-acid sequence: MVRRYLRAGNLAVTAVLAAAFLAGEAAIASGWLSPYYQVQLFSVGINVILAVSLNLINGFTGQFSLGHAGFMAVGAYTAAVATTRWGLPFAAAILLAALAAALMGLLVGVPTLRLRGDYLAIATLGFGEILRSVLYNVDYVGGATGLLGIPRLTTWPWLFAMTLLTVLLVKNLVNSSRGLALKAVREDEIAAEDSGVDTTRTKVLAFVIGAVFAGIGGALYAHYFFVIQPTTFSFLKSFEILVYVVLGGLGSVTGSVVSAAALTLLSAALQGLAALRMVLYGLVLVLLMIFRTGGLFGTWELSFEAMGQAWGRLLRRPGAGGDLSGPAALPRAEAATLPDLPEVTPDGASQDR
- a CDS encoding branched-chain amino acid ABC transporter permease, with protein sequence MTAILQQIVNGLSLGSIYALIALGYTMVYGIIKLINFAHGDIYMVGAYVAFFAVSLYNMNLGVALLLAMLVAAGTGVLIERVAYRPLRNAPRIAALITAIGVSFILENGGILVLKPDPRAFPDPIQWRQIRLLGGGLVLSTQDLFIVGVTVAMMLLLVYFVQRTRTGRAMRAVAYDMQAAALMGIDVDRTIAVTFAVGSALAAVAGLLVGLYYNRIDPLMGLIPGLKAFIAAVLGGIGSIPGAMLGGYLLGVIEALVGGTQFSLFRDAVSFALLILILLVRPAGLLGRNVREKV